A genomic region of Alnus glutinosa chromosome 11, dhAlnGlut1.1, whole genome shotgun sequence contains the following coding sequences:
- the LOC133882559 gene encoding caffeoyl-CoA O-methyltransferase 5-like codes for MAFAYGLADLEQAGSHQGFGHKSLLQSEALYQYILDTSVYPREHEAMKELREMTAKHPWNTMTTSADENQFLSMLLKLINAKNTMEIGVYTGYSLLATALALPDDGKILAMDVNREHYELGLPIIKKAGVAHKIDFREGPALPVLDKLVEDEKNHGTFDFVFVDADKDNYLNYHERLIKLVKVGGLIGYDNTLWNGSVAAPADAPLPEYLTYYRQFVVELNNALAVDPRIEICMLSVGDGVTLCRRI; via the exons ATGGCTTTTGCCTACGGACTAGCAGACCTCGAACAAGCCGGGTCGCACCAGGGGTTTGGTCACAAGAGCCTTTTGCAGAGTGAAGCTCTTTACCAG TATATATTGGACACTAGTGTGTACCCAAGAGAGCATGAAGCCATGAAGGAGCTCAGAGAGATGACAGCCAAGCATCCATG GAACACCATGACAACCTCTGCTGATGAAAACCAGTTCTTGAGCATGCTCCTCAAGCTCATCAATGCCAAGAACACAATGGAGATCGGTGTCTACACAGGCTACTCCCTCCTCGCCACAGCCCTTGCTCTTCCTGATGATGGGAAA ATTTTGGCCATGGACGTCAACAGAGAACACTACGAGCTTGGCCTGCCTATCATTAAAAAGGCCGGTGTTGCCCACAAGATCGACTTCAGGGAAGGCCCTGCTCTCCCAGTTCTTGACAAGTTGGTTgaagat GAGAAGAACCACGGTACATTTGATTTTGTATTCGTCGATGCCGACAAGGACAACTACCTAAACTATCACGAGAGGCTGATTAAGCTTGTCAAGGTTGGGGGACTGATCGGCTACGACAACACCCTCTGGAACGGCTCTGTGGCGGCACCTGCTGATGCGCCACTCCCTGAGTACCTGACCTATTATAGGCAGTTCGTGGTGGAGCTCAACAATGCCCTCGCTGTGGACCCCAGAATTGAGATCTGCATGCTCTCTGTTGGTGATGGGGTCACTCTCTGCCGTCGGATCTAA
- the LOC133881703 gene encoding caffeoyl-CoA O-methyltransferase — MATNGEENQAGRHQEVGHKSLLQSDALYQYILETSVYPKEPEPMKELREVTAKHPWNIMTTSADEGQFLNMLLKLINAKNTMEIGVYTGYSLLATALALPDDGKILAMDINRENYELGLPIIQKAGVAHKIDFREGPALPVLDQMIGDEKNHGSFDFIFVDADKDNYINYHKRLIDLVKVGGVIGYDNTLWNGSVVAPPDAPLRKYVRYYRDFVLELNKALAADPRIEICMLPVGDGITICRRIK; from the exons ATGGCTACCAACGGAGAAGAAAACCAAGCCGGGAGGCACCAGGAGGTTGGTCACAAGAGCCTTTTGCAGAGTGATGCTCTTTACCAG TATATTTTGGAGACCAGTGTCTACCCAAAAGAGCCTGAACCCATGAAGGAGCTCAGAGAGGTGACAGCCAAGCATCCATG GAACATCATGACCACCTCAGCTGATGAAGGCCAATTCTTGAACATGCTCCTCAAGCTCATCAATGCCAAGAACACAATGGAGATCGGTGTCTACACAGGCTACTCCCTCCTCGCCACAGCCCTTGCTCTTCCTGATGATGGAAAG ATCTTGGCCATGGACATCAACAGAGAAAACTACGAGCTTGGCCTGCCTATCATCCAAAAAGCAGGCGTTGCCCACAAGATCGACTTCAGAGAAGGCCCTGCTCTCCCAGTTCTTGACCAAATGATTGGAGAT GAGAAGAACCATGGGtcatttgatttcattttcGTGGATGCCGACAAGGACAACTACATAAACTATCACAAGAGGTTGATTGACCTTGTTAAGGTAGGGGGAGTGATCGGCTACGACAACACCCTCTGGAACGGCTCTGTCGTGGCTCCTCCTGATGCGCCGCTTCGTAAGTACGTTAGGTACTACAGGGACTTCGTGTTGGAGCTCAACAAGGCACTCGCTGCGGACCCCAGGATCGAGATCTGCATGCTTCCTGTTGGTGATGGGATCACTATCTGCCGTCGGATCAAATGA